From a single Sus scrofa isolate TJ Tabasco breed Duroc chromosome 13, Sscrofa11.1, whole genome shotgun sequence genomic region:
- the KCNMB2 gene encoding calcium-activated potassium channel subunit beta-2, which translates to MFIWTSGRTSSTYRHDEKRNIYQKIRDHDLLDKRKTVTALKAGEDRAILLGLAMMVCSIMMYFLLGITLLRSYMQSVWTEEAQCTLLNASITETFNCSFSCGPDCWKLSQYPCLQVYVNLTSSGEKLLLYHTEETMKINQKCSYIPKCGKNFEESMSLVNVVMENFKKYQHFSCYFDPEGNQKSVILTKLYSSNVLFHSLFWPTCMMAGGVAIVAMVKLTQYLSLLCERIQRINR; encoded by the exons ATGTTTATATGGACTAGTGGCCGGACCTCTTCAACTTACAGACACGATGAGAAAAG aaatatttaccaaaaaatcaGGGACCATGACCTCCTGGACAAAAGGAAAACTGTCACAGCACTGAAAGCAGGAGAGGACCGAGCCATTCTCCTGGGACTGGCCATGATGGTGTGCTCCATCATGATGTACTTTCTGCTGGGAATCACACTCCTGCGCTCATACATGCAAAG TGTGTGGACCGAGGAGGCTCAGTGCACCTTGCTGAATGCGTCCATCACAGAAACATTTAACTGCTCCTTCAGCTGTGGTCCAGACTGCTGGAAACTCTCTCAGTACCCCTGCCTCCAGGTGTATGTTAACCTGACTTCTTCAGGTGAAAAACTCCTTCTCTACCACACAGAAGAGACGATGAAAATCAATCAGAAG TGCTCCTATATACCTAAGTGtggaaaaaattttgaagaatcCATGTCCCTGGTGAATGTTGTCATGGAAAACTTCAAGAAGTACCAACACTTCTCCTGCTATTTTGACCCGGAAGGAAACCAGAAGAGTGTCATCCTAACCAAACTCTACAGTTCCAACGTGCTGTTCCATTCACTCTTTTGGCCAACATGTATGATGGCTGGGGGCGTGGCTATCGTTGCCATGGTGAAACTCACACAGTACCTCTCCCTGCTCTGTGAGAGGATCCAACGAATCAATAGATAA